The genomic interval AATTGGCAGCCGAGCATTGAACGGACCATCAAACTTCCGCCCAGCATGATGATGCAAAGCTGGATGGGATCGGACTTCACCAATGACGATCTGGTTCGGGAATCGAGTATTGTCAATGACTACACCCATGAATTTGATGGGGACACGACGGTACTGGGTTACGATTGCCACAAAATTCTGTTGACTCCTAAACCCGACGCTGCTGTGGTTTGGGGGAAAATCATCAGCTATATATCCAAGGAGGAATCGCTCCAGCTCATGGCTAAGTTCTACGATGAAGACGGGTATCTCATCAATCAAATGGAGGGCTTTGACGTGATTGAATTTGATGGTCGAACCTTACCTCAACGTGTACGAATGACCCCTATGGATAATCCCGAACAGTACACTGAAATGGTTTATGAAGGATTGGAGTTCGATATTGATGTGGATCAAGAATTCTTCTCTCAACGAAACATGAAACGCATACGCCCATGATGCTTTTAAAGCTCGCATACCGAAATCTTTGGCGTAATCGACGGCGAACCTTTATCACTATTGCTTCGGTACTCTTTGCCGTATTCTTCGCGGTGATCCTAAGGAGTATGCAGACCGGAGTGTATGAAAAGATGATTGAGAATGTCGTGGGCTACTACAGCGGATATGTTCAAATCCACAAGAATGGATATTGGAACGAACAGACCATCGACAATGTCATCCCTTTCTCGGATTCGCTGGCCGCGGCCATTGAAGATAAAGACGGTGTTCAAAGCGTCCTTCCCCGACTTGAAGGATTTGTATTGGCCGCCACGCAGGAGCTCACCAAAGGAGCCTTGGTCAATGGCATTGATCCGACCAAGGAAGGCGGCATGCTTCAATTGGAAGAAAAATTGATTGAAGGGGAAGTATTTGCCCTGGAAGATCAAAGCGTCATGATGGGCTCTGGAGTAGCGGATTATTTCGGACTTGGAGTAGGTGACACCCTTGTCATGCTCGGTCAGGGATATCGTGGCATCAGTGCTCGAGGAAAATACGTGGTCTCCGGAATTGTCAAATTGAATTCGCCACTGCTGAATGACAACTTGATCTTTCTTCCCTTACCTGAAGCACAGTGGTTTTATGGTGCGGAAGGTATGGTGACGAGCTATGTACTGGACATGAATTATCGGGACAATGTTCCTCGATTTGCGCGCTCAATTGAATCGAAGCTCGATACGGCATCTTATGAAGTCATGGCCTGGCAGGAAATGATGCCTGAGCTGGTACAAGCTATTCAAGCCGATAGTGCGGGTGGACAAATCATGCTCTTTATTCTGTATATGGTCATCAC from Cryomorphaceae bacterium carries:
- a CDS encoding ABC transporter permease, whose amino-acid sequence is MMLLKLAYRNLWRNRRRTFITIASVLFAVFFAVILRSMQTGVYEKMIENVVGYYSGYVQIHKNGYWNEQTIDNVIPFSDSLAAAIEDKDGVQSVLPRLEGFVLAATQELTKGALVNGIDPTKEGGMLQLEEKLIEGEVFALEDQSVMMGSGVADYFGLGVGDTLVMLGQGYRGISARGKYVVSGIVKLNSPLLNDNLIFLPLPEAQWFYGAEGMVTSYVLDMNYRDNVPRFARSIESKLDTASYEVMAWQEMMPELVQAIQADSAGGQIMLFILYMVITFGMFGTVLMMTAERTYEFGVLISIGMKRWQLGLTVVFETILISIIGVIAGLVCAYPIVLYFNRNPLDLTGGAAQTIEEYGFEAVMPASLDPSISITHATIILIISILISIYPMFVLARLKPVKAMHV
- a CDS encoding outer membrane lipoprotein-sorting protein, with amino-acid sequence MKKLGLLILMLSFIAPLKAQTATDIIREADEKLRGQSSKSKVTVRIVRPNWTRDITTTSWSLGSEYALIFISSPARDEGTVFLKREKEIWNWQPSIERTIKLPPSMMMQSWMGSDFTNDDLVRESSIVNDYTHEFDGDTTVLGYDCHKILLTPKPDAAVVWGKIISYISKEESLQLMAKFYDEDGYLINQMEGFDVIEFDGRTLPQRVRMTPMDNPEQYTEMVYEGLEFDIDVDQEFFSQRNMKRIRP